One genomic region from Effusibacillus pohliae DSM 22757 encodes:
- a CDS encoding DNA-directed RNA polymerase subunit alpha, which translates to MIEIEKPKIEAVEINPEGTYGKFVVEPLERGYGTTLGNSLRRILLSSLPGAAATSVKIEGVLHEFSTIPGVVEDTTEIILNIKRLSLKIHSDEEKTLVIEAEGPKVVTAADIQADSDVEVLNPDLHIATLADGAKFYMEIKANRGRGYVPADRNKREDMEIGVIPVDSIFTPISRVNYSVENTRVGQVTNYDKLTLELWTDGSIRPDEAVSLAAKILTEHLMLFVGLTDKVKDTEIMVEKEDDKKEKVLEMTIEELDLSVRSYNCLKRAGINTVQELCSKTEEEMMKVRNLGRKSLEEVQEKLAELGLSLRQED; encoded by the coding sequence ATGATCGAAATTGAAAAGCCGAAAATTGAGGCGGTTGAAATTAACCCCGAAGGCACTTATGGAAAGTTTGTGGTGGAACCGCTGGAGCGCGGGTATGGCACGACGCTCGGGAATTCGCTCCGCCGGATTCTGCTGTCGTCTTTGCCCGGAGCGGCGGCCACTTCGGTAAAAATTGAAGGGGTGCTCCATGAATTCTCGACGATTCCGGGAGTGGTCGAAGATACAACCGAGATCATCCTCAATATCAAACGGCTTTCGTTAAAGATTCATTCCGACGAAGAAAAAACGCTGGTAATCGAAGCAGAAGGGCCGAAGGTGGTAACGGCTGCCGACATTCAGGCAGATTCCGACGTGGAAGTGTTAAACCCCGATCTGCATATTGCCACGTTGGCTGACGGGGCGAAGTTTTACATGGAAATCAAGGCAAACCGTGGCCGTGGATATGTTCCTGCCGATCGCAACAAGCGTGAGGATATGGAAATTGGCGTGATTCCGGTTGATTCGATTTTCACTCCGATCTCGCGAGTGAATTACAGCGTCGAAAATACCCGCGTCGGACAAGTAACCAACTACGACAAACTGACGCTTGAGCTGTGGACCGACGGGAGCATTCGTCCGGATGAGGCGGTCAGCCTGGCTGCCAAAATTCTGACTGAACATTTGATGCTGTTTGTGGGACTCACGGATAAAGTGAAAGATACGGAGATTATGGTCGAGAAGGAAGACGACAAGAAAGAAAAGGTGCTCGAGATGACGATCGAGGAACTGGATCTTTCCGTCCGTTCCTACAACTGCCTGAAGCGGGCGGGCATCAACACCGTTCAGGAGTTATGCTCGAAGACCGAGGAAGAGATGATGAAAGTGCGGAATCTCGGTCGCAAGTCGCTTGAGGAAGTGCAGGAAAAGCTGGCAGAACTCGGCCTGTCTCTCCGGCAGGAAGACTGA
- the rpsK gene encoding 30S ribosomal protein S11, which yields MAKAVKGRGKTATRTKRRDRKNVESGIAHIKSTFNNTIVTITDPAGNAISWASAGALGFKGSRKSTPFAAQMAAEAAAQAAMEHGMKTVEVYVKGPGAGREAAIRSLQAAGLEVAMIRDVTPIPHNGCRPPKRRRV from the coding sequence ATGGCAAAAGCGGTAAAAGGACGCGGCAAAACGGCGACCCGCACCAAACGTCGCGACCGGAAAAATGTTGAATCCGGCATTGCGCACATCAAGTCCACGTTCAATAACACGATCGTGACCATTACCGACCCTGCCGGCAATGCGATCTCCTGGGCAAGCGCGGGCGCACTCGGTTTTAAAGGGTCTCGCAAATCGACTCCGTTCGCTGCGCAAATGGCGGCGGAAGCGGCTGCGCAGGCAGCGATGGAGCATGGCATGAAAACGGTCGAAGTCTACGTGAAAGGACCTGGCGCCGGTCGGGAAGCGGCGATTCGTTCGCTGCAAGCGGCAGGTCTGGAAGTCGCGATGATCCGGGACGTTACCCCGATTCCGCACAACGGATGCCGTCCGCCCAAGCGTCGTCGCGTGTAA
- the rpsD gene encoding 30S ribosomal protein S4 — protein sequence MARYTGAVCRLCRREGVKLYLKGERCYSDKCAIDRRPYAPGQHGQGRKKVSEYGLQLREKQKARRVYGVLEKQFHKYYEEAARRKGITGETLLQLLESRLDNVVYRLGFASSRAEARQLVRHGHINVNGKRVDIPSYLTNVGDVIAINEKSWESPRIKELLEAAEGKTVVGWLERDLNAKSGRIVRLPGREEIDTPVAEQMIVELYSR from the coding sequence ATGGCAAGATACACGGGTGCCGTCTGTCGGCTGTGCCGGCGTGAAGGCGTAAAACTGTATCTGAAAGGTGAGCGCTGCTACAGCGATAAATGTGCCATCGACCGCCGTCCGTATGCTCCCGGGCAGCACGGACAAGGCCGCAAAAAAGTGTCCGAATACGGACTGCAACTTCGTGAAAAGCAAAAAGCGCGCCGGGTGTACGGCGTACTGGAAAAGCAATTCCACAAGTACTATGAGGAAGCTGCCCGCCGCAAGGGGATCACGGGGGAAACCTTGCTGCAGCTGTTGGAAAGCCGTCTTGACAATGTGGTGTACCGCCTTGGATTCGCTTCTTCCCGAGCGGAAGCCCGCCAACTGGTGCGGCATGGTCATATCAACGTAAACGGCAAGCGCGTCGACATTCCGTCCTACCTGACGAACGTCGGCGATGTGATCGCCATCAACGAGAAGAGCTGGGAGTCCCCCCGCATCAAGGAACTCCTGGAAGCGGCTGAGGGCAAAACGGTGGTCGGCTGGCTGGAGCGCGATCTGAATGCGAAGTCTGGGCGGATCGTTCGGCTGCCGGGGCGTGAAGAGATCGACACCCCTGTGGCGGAACAGATGATCGTTGAATTGTACTCGCGTTAA
- the rplQ gene encoding 50S ribosomal protein L17: MAYRKLNRRTGARKALFRDLVTDLFIYERIETTEAKAKEIRSIAEKMISLAKRGDLHARRQVAAFVRPETANAETGQDAVQKLFAEIAPRFAERQGGYTRILKIGPRRGDGAPMAIVELVK, encoded by the coding sequence GTGGCATACCGCAAGCTGAATCGTCGCACGGGAGCACGGAAGGCGTTGTTCCGTGATCTTGTGACCGACCTGTTCATCTACGAGCGGATCGAAACGACGGAAGCGAAAGCGAAAGAAATTCGCTCGATCGCCGAAAAAATGATCTCTCTCGCCAAGCGCGGCGACCTGCATGCGCGCCGGCAAGTGGCTGCGTTTGTCCGCCCGGAAACGGCAAACGCGGAAACCGGCCAGGACGCGGTGCAAAAACTGTTTGCCGAGATCGCTCCCCGTTTCGCGGAACGGCAAGGCGGCTACACGCGGATCCTGAAAATCGGTCCTCGCCGCGGCGACGGAGCGCCGATGGCAATCGTTGAACTGGTGAAGTAA